The DNA sequence TGGCGGCCGAGCGCGCCCTGGCCGCCGGGGTCGACCAGCTCATCCTCTCCGGCCACGCCGAGGTCCCGGCCGTCCTCGACCACCTGCGGCGGGCGGTCGCCGACGGCCGCCTCTCCCG is a window from the Actinomycetota bacterium genome containing:
- a CDS encoding glycoside hydrolase family 3 protein; the protein is AAERALAAGVDQLILSGHAEVPAVLDHLRRAVADGRLSRARVREAFLRVQRFKRVDRWGGC